The following DNA comes from Winogradskyella sp. PG-2.
GTACATCAAAAAGAAGGCTAAGTAAAAGTATTTGGTATTTTTTCATTTATAAATTTAATATTAATCCATAACAAATAAAGCAATAAGTATTCCAAAACTCCCAACTGACAAAGCATTGACAGGTTCTGTTAACATACCAAAATACTTTTTAACGTTTAATTAAGAGCAATGCAAGTTGTGAGAATGTAGATTTGTAAGATAATTGTAACAATCTCTAAAAAATTATATCTCTAGTAAAAACTAAACTATCATCAATCAATCAATCTATTATGAACTTACGTTCAATTTTACTTCTACTATCCATTTTTTTTATCAACCTTGTTATAGCCCAGGAAAACACCGTTTTAACAAAAGATAAAAAAACGCTTAATATTACTAGAGCTACTATAGCACCAAAAATTGACGGTATTTTAGATGATTCTGTTTGGGATACTGCAGATATTGCTACTGACTTTATTCAATTTAGACCAGATATTGGGAATACACTTCCTTCTGAGCAACGTACAGAAGTGAAAATGACTTATGATGATAAAGCCATTTATGTAGCAGCATATCTTTACGATGATTTATCAAAAATAATGAAGCAGTTGACGAGTAGAGATAATTTTGGTCAGAATGATTTCTTTGCTGTAGTATTAAACCCAAATAATGATGCTCAAAACGATACACAATTCTTTGTATTTAGTTCAGGACAACAAGCAGATGCTATCGCTAACCCAAGTATTGGTGAAGATTTTGGTTGGAATGCTGTTTGGCAAAGCGCCGTAAAAATTATGGATGATGGTTGGATTGTAGAGATTGAAATTCCATACAGAACCTTACGTTTTCCTGATCAAGAAGAACCAACTTGGGGTTTACAGTTTCATAGACATTTTAGAAGAGATCGTTCACAATTTACTTGGAATGAATTCGATCCTACCCAAGGTAATATTGGCTTATATCATGGTGAACTAAAAGGATTAAAAAACTTAAAACCACCTGTTAGGCTTAACCTCTATCCTTTCTCAACCGGAATTGTAAATAGTTTTGATGGAGATACAGATATTGATATAACTTTTGGCATGGATGTTAAATATGGTTTAACAGATAACTTTACGCTCGATGCTACTTTAGTTCCAGATTTTAGCCAAGCAGGATTTGACAATGTTGTATTAAATCTTGGACCTTTTGAACAAACCTTTTCTGAACAACGCCAGTTTTTTACGGAAGGAGTAGACTTATTCTCTAAAGGTGACCTCTTTTTTTCAAGACGTGTTGGCAGTGCACCAACTGGTGAGTTAACACTTAATGATAACGAAGAAGCTAATGTACCTAATGAGGTTAAAGTTTTAAATGCTATTAAAGTGTCTGGTAGGACAATAAAAGGTTTAGGTATTGGTGTTTTTAATGCAATTACAGAAAAAACTGAAGCGACAATTACAAATACTGATACAGGTGAAAAACGTCGCGAAGTCGTAGAACCTTTTACCAATTACAATATTTTAGTCGTTGATCAGCAATTTAATGGCAACTCGTCCATTAGTTTAATTAACACTAATGTAATGCGAGAAGGTGAGTTTAGAGATGGTAATGCAACGGCATTAGTTACAAATTTACAGAACAAAAGAAACACCTATCGCATTAATGCCGAAGCAAAAATGAGTAATGTAAACTACCAGAACACAGATAGTGAAACGGGCTTTAGTTCATTTTTCATTATTAGAAAAACTCATGGTAATTTACGTTATAGTGTAGATCATAGATTTGCTGATACTAAATACGAAATAAATGATTTAGGGCTTAACTTTAGAAATAACTTCAATAATTTTGGTGCAGACGTTTGGTATCAAACTTTTGAACCAAAAGGAAACTTAAATAACTACAGATTTAACGCTTGGTTGAATTACAGAAACCTTGCTAATCCAAACACATTTACGGGTTTAAACTTTGGAGGACGCTACTCTGCACAAACGAAAAACTTAAATGGTTTTGGCTTTAGATTTAATGTAGAACCTGGCAAACAATACGATTTTTTTGAATCTAGAGATGGGAAACCATTTATATTTGAAGATATAGTTAGTACAGGTGGTTTTTACTCTTCAAATTACAATAAGAAATTTGCTTTTGACACCGATGTAAACTTCTTTAAAATCTTTGAAGATGGTAGAGATTTATTTGGGTATAATTTTAGTTTTAGCCCAAGAGTTAGGCCTAACGATAAATTATTAATGGTCTATAGATTTAATTTAAGAATGGCAAATGGTCAAAGAGGTTATGCAACATACCAAGACGACCAACCTATATTTGGCGAGCGTAATCGCAAAACAATTACAAATACTATTTCTGCTAACTACACCTTTAACCCATTTAATACTGTGGCTTTAAGTTTTAGGCATTATTGGGATACTGTAAATTATGATGATGAGTTATTTACGTTATTAGATAATGGTCGTTTAACAACAGATTCTGGCTATACTGTAGATAATATTGATAGCAGTCCAAATATAAATTTCAGTACCTGGAATATAGATTTAAGCTACTCTTGGCAATTTGCTCCAGGCAGTTTTTTAACAGCATTATATAGAAATCAGTTATTTAATTTCGATACCATGGCAGAAGATAGTTACTCAGAAAGCCTTGATACTTTATTTGAGCAACCAATACAACACACCTTCTCAGTAAGACTGCAGTATTTCTTAGATTTCAACGGTATTAAATCTATCTTTAAGAAAAAAGATAATACAGCTCCTATTCAGCAAGCAAATAACTTTAGTTATCCTTCTTCTTTTAATACGTTACCATAATTAATTATGCTATAATCTTATAAAGTAGTATTTTCGCTTTTGTATGATTAAAGCTAGTAACATCCATAAATCGTATAGTGATTTACACGTTTTAAAAGGTGTAGATATAACTATTTCTGAAAGTGAAATTATATCAATAGTCGGAGCTTCTGGAGCTGGTAAAACCACTTTATTGCAGATATTAGGCACTTTAGACAAACCCGATTACAAAACGGATTCTGAGCTTATCATTAATGGAGAATCTATTAAGTCTCTAAATGATAAAGCGCTGGCTAAATTTAGAAACAAGCATATTGGTTTTATTTTTCAGTTTCATCAGTTATTACCAGAGTTTACAGCTTTAGAAAACGTCTGTATACCTGCATTTATTAATAATACTCCGAAAGTAGAAGCAGAAAAACGCGCCATAGAATTATTAGATTATTTAGGGCTTAAAGACCGCATACACCATAAGCCTAACAGCATGTCTGGTGGCGAACAACAACGTGTTGCAGTAGCAAGAGCTTTAATAAATCAGCCCAATATCATTTTTGCAGATGAACCCTCAGGAAACCTAGATAGTGAATCTGCAGAGCAATTGCACAACCTCTTCTTTAAATTAAGAGATGAGTTTAAACAAACTTTTGTGATTGTAACTCACAACCAAGACCTAGCAGATATGGCAGACCGAAAACTGACTATGGTTGATGGAAAAATTGTAAACTAAATTTTTATTACGCTTAACGGTTCCGTATAACAGTCAGAGACGGGTTAATATGTGTTAATTTTCGGTTTAGCACAACCTTTAGCAATTCCGAGTGGATTCGGACGCAGTCGAATCCGCCGTACTTATGGTTATACATTGTTGGCAACCGTTATTTTATTTTAATCAAGCTTTTGGTCGTCACAATACTCATTATATAACTTGACTAGCTTAATGATTTGTAATCGTGATATTTTTTTATGAGGATTCATAAATTCTTTTGCTTTCATACAATCGTCAAAATACTCTATTTTTTTAGTTTTAATGAATTCTCTCGGTTCACCTTTAAATAGTGTACTTTTTTGTTCTCCTTTACGTTGAACATAGTAATAATAACGTGGTGTATCAGGGTTGCTATAGTTTCCAAATTTTAAATCAATAGTTAGATTACATACTCCTTCGACTAAAAGTGGTAAAAGTTTTAATTTTCCATCAGGTAGTATTACCGTTTTTCTTTGCGAACGGGAATGAACCCACACCTTTTTCTTATCGTTATTTTTTTTCGACTCCCAAATAACATCATTTTCATTTAAAAATTTACGTTTTTTTTGATATATGCCATTACTAATAACTTTGTCTATTTCCTTAAGAGGTATGGCAATCTTTTTTAAGTCCTCCTCATTAATACTCTCTATTCTTTCTATACTTATCTCATATGCACTAGTAATTAAATAATCCTTATGGACAGTTATAGTTTTAAAATTCTCAATAATTTTAGTTCCGTCTTTTTTGACGATAGTGTCGTTGGGTATATTTTGAGAAAAAGAATTTAGGTACGTTAATAATAAAATTGTAAATATTACATTTTTTTTTGACATTATTTGTTCATTTAATGGTTGCATAACACTTAGATATGGTCAGTTGCTATTGACTATATCGTTTGTTAAGCTAAGTTAGCTTTTCTAAGTTAAAAAGTCAATACGTAGAACTACGTAATTTTTGTTTTTATAGTCTTAAACTTATCAACGTTTTAGCTTTAAAACTCTTCAAATAAAAGCATAAATTCAATTCCTAAAGACTTACAAAATGAGTAATTTTGCAATGCTTTTAAAACTATAGAATTATGAGTTACAGAATAGAAAAAGATACCATGGGTGAAGTTAAAGTCCCAGCAGATAAACTTTGGGGCGCACAAACAGAACGCTCTCGTAATAATTTTAAAATTGGTGCTGCTGCATCAATGCCTTTGGAGGTTGTTTATGGCTTTGCCTATCTAAAAAAAGCTGCTGCTTATACCAACTGCGATCTTGGTGTTTTAGCTAAAGAAAAACGAGATTTAATAGCACAGGTTTGTAATGAAATATTAGAAAGCAAACACGATGATCAGTTTCCATTAGTGATTTGGCAAACTGGTTCTGGTACTCAGAGTAATATGAACGTTAATGAAGTGGTAGCCAATAGAGCACATCAAATTGCTGGTAAGGTGATTGGTAAAGGTGAGAAAACGATTCAACCAAATGATGACGTTAACAAATCGCAATCATCTAACGACACCTTCCCTACTGGTATGCATATTGCTGCGTATAAGAAAGTGGTTGAGACGACGATTCCTGGAGTTATAAAATTAAGAAACACGCTACATAATAAATCTATAGCATTTAAGGATTGTGTAAAGATTGGTCGTACGCACTTAATGGATGCAACTCCCCTAACTTTAGGGCAAGAATTTTCGGGTTATGTATCACAGTTAGATCATGGTTTAAAAGCATTAGAAGCTACATTAGCGCACTTAAGTCAATTAGCTTTAGGTGGAACAGCAGTAGGAACAGGTCTTAATACACCAGAAGGCTACGACGTACTAGTTGCAAAATATATTGCCGAGTTTACAGATTTACCATTTGTAACTGCAGAAAACAAATTCGAAGCATTAGCAGCTCATGATGCTATTGTAGAAACACATGGTGCTTTAAAGCAATTGGCTGTATCACTTAATAAAATTGCAAATGATATAAGAATGATGGCTTCTGGTCCACGTTCTGGTATTGGTGAGATTATTATTCCTGCAAATGAACCAGGAAGTTCTATTATGCCAGGAAAAGTAAACCCTACGCAATGTGAAGCCTTAACGATGGTTTGTGCACAAGTTATGGGTAATGATGTTGCCGTTACAGTTGGTGGCACACAAGGTCATTACGAGCTTAATGTCTTTAAACCAATGATGGCTGCTAATATTTTGCAATCAGCTCAATTGATTGGTGATGCCTGTACGAGTTTTGAGGAAAATTGCGCTAGTGGTATTGAGCCTAACCATGAAGTGATAAAAGAGTTACTAAATAATTCTTTAATGCTTGTTACAGCTCTAAACACTAAAATTGGATACTACAAAGCTGCAGAAATTGCCAATACAGCACACAAAAATGGTACGACTTTAAAGGAAGAGGCTATTAATTTAGGTTATGTTTCTGCAGAAGATTATGACGAATGGGTAAAACCAGAACATATGGTTGGTAGTTTAAAATAACGTTTAAATGTGTTTTATTGTCGATAAAATGCATAAAATAGCAATTAATTGATATATTCGTGGAAACAAACAAAATATTATGAAAAGAACTTTACTTACTTTATTATCAATCTTTTGCATTGCTACAACTGTATATTCTCAAACTGTTTGGGAAGATAAAGTAGCTATTGATACAGATACAGGAAATAATCCTTACACCATAGCCAATGGCTTAATTGATGGAGATAGTAATCTAGATATTTTAGTTGGTACTGATGAAGATAATGTTATTGTATGGTATAAAGGTAATGGTGATGGTACATTTGTAGAACAAGCGGCAATTACAAATACACTTATAAATATTGGAGGAATCAAGCTAGTTGATTTAAATAGTGATGGTGATGTTGATATTTTAGCTGGTGGTTTTGGTAGTTATGCAGGAGGCACATATGGTGTAGGCTCTAAATTAGTTTGGTTTGCTGGTGATGGTACTGGTGGTTTTGGAACTGAGCAACTCATAACAGATGCTTATGATGGCCTAAGTGGATTATTTGTTGGTACAATTGATACAGGTGCTACTCCAGATATTTCTATCACTTCAAGTGTAGATAATGAAGTTTTATGGTTTTCAAATGATGGTACAGGAAGTTTCACACTAGAGACTTCAATAGATAATACCTTATCATCTCCAGGTGTTATAAATATGAAAGATATTGATGGTGATGGTGATTTAGATGCTTTAGTTGCTACTGCTGTATATGCTGGTGATGTTATAGAAATATTTAGAAATGACCTAATACCTGGCGGAAGTGTCGCTTTTGCAAAAGATGCAACATCAGTTGCTACTGGCAAATTAGGAATTTTTAATGCAAATTTCGAAGACTTAGATGGTGATACGAATTTAGATATTCTAGCGACTGAAATCTCTTATGGTGGCGCACCTTCTTCAGGTAACCTTTTATGGTACGAAGAAGATGGTGTAGGTGGATATACAGAAACTGTATTTACAACTGCAACAGACAATCCGGCTGTAGCACAGGCAAAAGATTTAGACAATGATGGTTTACTAGATATCATATTAAGTAGTGGTGCTTTAGCAGACGTTACAGATTTATCTTGGTTTAAAAATAATGGTGATGGTACTTTTGGTGCTGAACAGGTTATTAATGATACACAATCTCAGGTTTATGTATATAATGTCGCAGATTTTGATGGTGATTTAGATATGGATATTGCTAGTGCTGCTTATGGTGCAGATAATTTAAATTATATTGAAAACTTATTTGAAACCTTAAGTAGTGAAGACTTTGAGATTTCTTCTGTGAAGATTTATCCTAATCCTACAAAAGCTATATTAAATTTCGAAGGACTAAATACTTCTACAATTGATATTTCAGTTTTTAATATATTAGGTAAAAAAGTCCTTTCTACAACATTAGGTCTCAATAAAAGTTTAGATGTATCACAGCTTAAAAGTGGTGTTTATTTGATTACAATCAATAATCAGGTTAACAAGAAGTTTATCAAAGAATAAATAATTTAAGACTTAAAAAATTAAAAGAAAAACGTTAGTTTAAAAGCTAGCGTTTTTTTTTATTCAAAAAAATAACAATCTTTACAAAGAACTAATGCCAACCACATGTCAATACTGATTACCAACATAAAGCAATTACTTCAAGTTCACGAATCTAACATCACAATTGTTAAAGGTGATGATATGAAGAAACTTCCTGTACTAGAGAATGCCTATGTTTATATAGAGCACGATACTATTATTGAATATGGCGATATGAAAGATTGTGAAGGTATTGATGCAGAAACTACTATTGATGCTAGTGGTAAACTCGTATTACCGTCTTGGTGCGACTCCCATACTCATGTGGTATATGCTGGTGATAGAACTTCAGAGTTTGTAGATCGTATAAATGGCTTGAGTTATGCCGAAATTGCCAATAATGGTGGAGGTATTTTAAACTCGGCTAAATTACTACAAAACACTTCTGAAGAGGATTTATATAATCAATCCATAAAACGTTTAGATGAGCTGATTAAAATGGGTACTGGTGCTGTAGAAATTAAAACAGGTTATGGATTAACTGTTGAAGCTGAATTAAAAATGCTTCGTGTTATTAAACGTATTAAGCAAGATAGCTTGGCTAAGATCATCCCAACCTTATTAGCAGCACATGCAATTCCGGAAGAGTTTAGATTAAAAAAACAAGATTATATCAAACTCATTACTGAAGAACTCATACCCAAAGCTGTAGAATTGAATATAGCGCATTATATAGATGTATTTTGTGAAGAAGGTTACTTTGACATTAAGGATACTGAATCTATACTTAAAGCTGGTGCTCAATATAATTTAAGACCGAAAATTCATGTCAATCAATTTAATATTCTTGGTGGAGTTGCTTTAGGTGCAAAGCATAATGCATTATCCGTTGATCATTTAGAAGAATTAAATGAAGATGATGTAGAAGCTTTAAAGCATAGTGAAACCATTCCTGTAGCTTTACCAGGTTGTTCTTACTTTTTAAACATTCCTTATACACCTGCAAGACAGCTTATAGATGCTGGATTGCCCTTAGCAATTGCAACAGATTATAATCCTGGTTCTGCTCCTAGTGGAAATATGAATTTTGTAGTTAGTGCTGCTTGTGTAAAGTTGAAGATGACTCCAGAAGAAGCTATTAATGCGGCAACTATAAATGGTGCTTATGCCATGGGTATTAGTAATATGTACGGAAGTATTACTAGAGGAAAAAAGGCGAATTTAATTATTACAAAACCACTCAATCATTATAGTGAAATCCCTTATGCGTTTGCGCATAACCCAGTAGAGCAAGTCATTATAAATGGTCAATTATTATAACTAAAAAATCCGGAAGACAACTCCGGATTTTTATTATCAATCAAATAATTAATTCTTATTTAAGACTAAACTCTGATGAAGAGATTAATTCCTTGGCGCTAAATACATTTATTTTATAACGCCCTTTTTCAAATTTCGCATCTTCTGGTGGCGAAACATATTCACAGATATTTAAGTTTCTATTCTCATAGTTAAATCTACTGATTAAACTATAGTTTAAAACCTGATCATCAAACTGCACTTGGTCATTAGCACCTAACACATTGTTTTTAGGATCTATAACTTGTACATATAACTCTTTATCACCTGCCTCAGTTAATGTATTCTTAGCAACTGTAAAGCAAACCTTTATCTTATCACTTCGTCTTGCACGTTCCATAGGTACTTGCTTACCACTGCTTCTTTCTAAAACACCCATTCCTATTAATCCAACAGTCTGTAAAGCAGCTGCATCATTCACAACTGTTGCTAATTCTGTGTTTTGCACTAATAGAGAATCTGTAAACATAGTACGCTCAGCTAACTGTACTTGTGTACTATCTAATGATGTCGCAAGTAATTCATTCTCAACTTTTAAACGATCATTTTCAGTTAATAAAACATCCATTTCGTCTTGAAGCGCTAAAAACTTCTTTTTATATCTCCATAAGCTGTTTACACTGTTTTGCGATACTTTTAATGAATCCATTAAGCCTGTAATACGATCTCTAGCAGCAATTAAATCTTGGTTTTTAATTTCGCTCTCTGCAATAGCAGCATCGTATTCTTGTGCCATATTGTTAAGATCATTCATTACTTGTTGCTTTTCACTAACTAAAGTCTTTTCAGTCTCTTGTTTGTCACTGTATAGTTTAGAAGCATAAAATGCAGTTCCTAAAAATAAAACCAATAGTATGCCTAATCCAACTTTTAGTCCTGTACTTGTTTTCTGCGAACCTTCCATAAAATATTTGTTTTTAAGTTATTGTTAATTCTTATTTTTTAATTTATTCTAGAGATTAAAGTAATTAAATAAAGCTGTATTTTTATTTTATCTTTAATTAAACGTCCAAATGCAAAATCTCGTATTATTTACTTCAAAAGATCGCGATACCATTTTAAAAGCGCGTAAAGGAGAATCAAAATTTGGAGAACATATTCAGTTAATACCTAACCTCACTAACATATACGACGACATTGCTAATTTAGACGTTGACTTTGTTTTATTTGGCATTTCTGAAGATATTGGTGTTTTCGCAAATTACGGAAAAACAGGGACTTACAAAGCATGGGAAGCCACAATAAAAATTTTGTTAAATATTCAAAGTAATAGTAAAACCAAAGCAAAACGCGTTTTAGTACTTGGCCATTTGGATTATTCTGAAAAACGAACATTAACTGAGTTAAAATCAACTAAAAAAAATGTTTCTAAAGCAAGAACTATAGTAGAATCTATTGATAAAGATGTTACTCATATAATCTCATCAATTATCAAAGCAGGTAAAACACCAATTATAATTGGAGGAGGTCATAACAATGCTTACGGAAATATAAAAGGTACTTCATTAGCTTATAAAGAAAAGATCAATGTTGTAAATTTTGATGCGCATACAGATTTTAGAGCAGAAGAAGGACGACATAGCGGCAATGGATTTAGTTATGCTTATGCCGAAGGTTTTCTTAAAAATTATTTCATTTTTGGGCTTCATGAAAATTATACCTCAGAAAGAATTTATAAAACACTAAAAAAGATTAAGTCTATAAATTATAATACATACGAAGCTATTGAAGTTAGAAATGAGTTAAACTTCAATACCGAATTAGAAAACACACTTAATTTTATTTCAGAAAAAAACTTTGGAATAGAAATAGACTGTGATGCTATTGAAAATATACCAAGTAGTGCAATGTCGCCAAGTGGGTTTAGCGTAAAGCAAGCTAGACAGTTCATTAATTACTTTGGTCAACATAAGAATGTAAGCTACTTGCATATCTGTGAAGCAGCACCTACAAAGAAGACAGCAACTAAAGTTGGTAAACTCATCACCTATCTAATTACAGATTTTATTAGAGCTTATGGCAATTAAGATTATAGATTTTGACAATAAATATTCAAAACACTTCTACGATTTAAATATTGAATGGCTAAAAACCTTTTTTTATGTCGAACCTTTCGATGAAGAAGTTTTAAGTAAACCTGAAAACTATATTATTGATAAAGGTGGTTTTATTTTCTTCGCCATTAAAGATGATAAGATAGTTGGTACTGTTGCATTAATGCCAACAGATACAAATGGTATTTTAGAACTCACTAAAATGGCTGTATTACCAGAAGAACGCGGACAAAAGATTGGGCAACTCTTATTACAACATTGTATTGATTTTGGAAAAACACAACATTTAAAAGCACTACTTCTCTACTCTAATACTAAACTAGAAAATGCCATTTATCTCTATCGCAAATATGGGTTTATAGAATTAGAACTTGAGAAAAATAGTCCTTATGTACGCTCAGATATTAAGATGTTGTTAGAGTATTAGATTTTCTAACTCGTTACAATAATTTTCATTCTCTTCGCAGAGCATACTTATTGTTTCAAGTAATAACTGATTTACTTCTTCATTAACAGGCTTGATAGCTACTGCTAATTTGAATTCTGAATAAGCGTCATAGATATTTCCACTTCTCAACCGTTTCTTTCCAGAATTCATTAAGAAATCAAATGCCTGATTATCTTTTGATATCTTTAAGGCAATTACTTCTATATTATGTATTCTTGCTTGAGTTAACCAATTTGGTATTGCAAAGCTTGTTACAATTATGATTACTAAAAGCAATAGAATTCCAAAATTGTAGTTTCCTTTATTTTTAGAGGGTTGAAGTTTAAATTTCCTGGTAAGTAAGGATTTTTGTAAATGAGCCTTTTCCTTGCATAGAAAATGGCTTACGAGCTCGCATCGTATAGATCCATTTCTGCATACCAAATCCCATGAAACCCATAATACATTATTTATATTATAAGTCTATATAATTAGCTAAAAGTTACAGGCCAAATATCTAATTCCCAACAGCTTTCAAAGAATCAATCTGACGCTGAAGTCTATCAATCTCTACAGATTTGTCTTCAACTTTTGGAATACGCATTAAAGAATCCATTTGTTGTTCGATGATATCTTCGTCTTTTGGCTCTTCTTTGTAGTAGTAGCCAATTCCTTCGCTAGATCTCCAAGCTTCATTTAACTGATTATAAACTTCTTCATCCCAAGTACTTGGATGCTTTACGTCTATCCAAATAACATCACGATATTCACTATCAATTAAAACCAAATCTGGTGTAGCAGAACCATCAAATTGTTGCGCATCGGTATCACTAATAGAAGATATGGTACCTAAGAAGAACATACGCTTTCTACCAGCTATGTCTTTGACATATGGTCTAAACTCAACAGGTGTACTAGCATTCCAATCATATTCTTTACGAGATTCCTTTACTTTTAAAGGCATTGCTGAAACGCCTGCATAACCTTGTTTCTTTGTTGCATGATCATAATAATACATATTATCTCTGCCATCTGCAGGTATAAAAACACTATAACTTAAGCTTGTACGCTCATCACCTACAGGTTCTAATCCAAACCAATGGTACAGTCCGCTGTATGCATCAGAATTACTACCAGCAAAATCAAAATCGGTAACATAAGGTTGTTGGTTTTGATCCTTTGGCATTAATGGGATTTTAACTGCAGTTTCCATATTCCAAGGTAATGGATCACTAAAGCCACCCAAGAATTTAAGAGATTCAGCTTGTAGTTGAGACACTTCTTCCGCCAAAGTATTTTGCTTATTTAAAAATGGATAGTCTTTAATATTATCTGGATGTACAAAAGTGCCTTTACCAATAGTTATGCGCTCTATATAATCATTAAAATCATGTTCACCATTATCAATAATCATAACACCACCAAATGTTGGATAAGGAAAAAAGAAGCCTTTCCATTTAATTAAACTAACGACTTGTACCCATACACCACCATCGTTTTTCATATAAAATGTATCACTAGGCTCATAATTAAACAACATCCAAGGATTAAAACGTTGTACTACAGCATTATATGTATTTCTACTAAATTTTAAAGATTCACCAATAGAAAAGGTCACATCGATACGATTCTCATTAGAAAACCTAGGAAATGGTGTTGTACTACTCACAGCAAAAACCTCTTCTGTATTATCAGTAACTTGTTGCATTACATATTTTTCACTTGGCTGAATTGCCATTGTCCACTTATTCTCAGTTCCGATTCTTACTAAATGTGGTAGTGACACATCTTTTGTTTCTCCTACGCTTTCGTTAGCCATAGAAAAAATGTTTCGTAAAGGTTGAATACGCTCATTCTGCGTTAGTGGCAATTCATTTATTTCAACTTTATTAAGACTATTAAAAACATTATACGTTTTCATATAATCGTAGAGTTGAAAATGCCAGCCAGCTGAATACAATAGACCGAAAAACAAAATTAATAACCCAAGAATTCCTAGTCGTCCACCAGTACTTGCTGTTTTTCTGAATTTTCTTAGTCCGAAAATCAAAACCAATAAACTTACTATAATAACAAAAATGTACTTTCTTAAAAATAATAGCACTGGTTGATAATCGTCCCTAAAAAAGAATAATAGAATGAGTAACAGTATTGCTACAAAAATTGTGATTCGTTTTTGTTTTGCTCCTTTATTCCAGTATGATTTTATCATTGTTTCTATTTTGTCATTCTGAATTTAGTTCAGAATTTTAAACTATATTAATTATTGATGACATCCTGAAATAGGTTTCAGGCTAACACTTTATATTACATAAGACCCTTATCTTTTAATCGGTCACGTGCAGATTGTTTTTCAACATCAGCTTCTGACTTTATCTCTTCTTTAACTTCTTCTACAATCTTATTTTCCTTTGGTTTTAAATCTTCAATAAAATCCTTTCCCTTTTCAACAGCATCATCTACCATATCACCAATAGAATCACTCTTCTCTTCTACTACTTCTGTTGTTTTAATAACAAAATTTGCTAAATAGGTTCCT
Coding sequences within:
- a CDS encoding DUF5916 domain-containing protein; protein product: MNLRSILLLLSIFFINLVIAQENTVLTKDKKTLNITRATIAPKIDGILDDSVWDTADIATDFIQFRPDIGNTLPSEQRTEVKMTYDDKAIYVAAYLYDDLSKIMKQLTSRDNFGQNDFFAVVLNPNNDAQNDTQFFVFSSGQQADAIANPSIGEDFGWNAVWQSAVKIMDDGWIVEIEIPYRTLRFPDQEEPTWGLQFHRHFRRDRSQFTWNEFDPTQGNIGLYHGELKGLKNLKPPVRLNLYPFSTGIVNSFDGDTDIDITFGMDVKYGLTDNFTLDATLVPDFSQAGFDNVVLNLGPFEQTFSEQRQFFTEGVDLFSKGDLFFSRRVGSAPTGELTLNDNEEANVPNEVKVLNAIKVSGRTIKGLGIGVFNAITEKTEATITNTDTGEKRREVVEPFTNYNILVVDQQFNGNSSISLINTNVMREGEFRDGNATALVTNLQNKRNTYRINAEAKMSNVNYQNTDSETGFSSFFIIRKTHGNLRYSVDHRFADTKYEINDLGLNFRNNFNNFGADVWYQTFEPKGNLNNYRFNAWLNYRNLANPNTFTGLNFGGRYSAQTKNLNGFGFRFNVEPGKQYDFFESRDGKPFIFEDIVSTGGFYSSNYNKKFAFDTDVNFFKIFEDGRDLFGYNFSFSPRVRPNDKLLMVYRFNLRMANGQRGYATYQDDQPIFGERNRKTITNTISANYTFNPFNTVALSFRHYWDTVNYDDELFTLLDNGRLTTDSGYTVDNIDSSPNINFSTWNIDLSYSWQFAPGSFLTALYRNQLFNFDTMAEDSYSESLDTLFEQPIQHTFSVRLQYFLDFNGIKSIFKKKDNTAPIQQANNFSYPSSFNTLP
- a CDS encoding ABC transporter ATP-binding protein — encoded protein: MIKASNIHKSYSDLHVLKGVDITISESEIISIVGASGAGKTTLLQILGTLDKPDYKTDSELIINGESIKSLNDKALAKFRNKHIGFIFQFHQLLPEFTALENVCIPAFINNTPKVEAEKRAIELLDYLGLKDRIHHKPNSMSGGEQQRVAVARALINQPNIIFADEPSGNLDSESAEQLHNLFFKLRDEFKQTFVIVTHNQDLADMADRKLTMVDGKIVN
- the fumC gene encoding class II fumarate hydratase — protein: MSYRIEKDTMGEVKVPADKLWGAQTERSRNNFKIGAAASMPLEVVYGFAYLKKAAAYTNCDLGVLAKEKRDLIAQVCNEILESKHDDQFPLVIWQTGSGTQSNMNVNEVVANRAHQIAGKVIGKGEKTIQPNDDVNKSQSSNDTFPTGMHIAAYKKVVETTIPGVIKLRNTLHNKSIAFKDCVKIGRTHLMDATPLTLGQEFSGYVSQLDHGLKALEATLAHLSQLALGGTAVGTGLNTPEGYDVLVAKYIAEFTDLPFVTAENKFEALAAHDAIVETHGALKQLAVSLNKIANDIRMMASGPRSGIGEIIIPANEPGSSIMPGKVNPTQCEALTMVCAQVMGNDVAVTVGGTQGHYELNVFKPMMAANILQSAQLIGDACTSFEENCASGIEPNHEVIKELLNNSLMLVTALNTKIGYYKAAEIANTAHKNGTTLKEEAINLGYVSAEDYDEWVKPEHMVGSLK
- a CDS encoding T9SS type A sorting domain-containing protein, whose translation is MKRTLLTLLSIFCIATTVYSQTVWEDKVAIDTDTGNNPYTIANGLIDGDSNLDILVGTDEDNVIVWYKGNGDGTFVEQAAITNTLINIGGIKLVDLNSDGDVDILAGGFGSYAGGTYGVGSKLVWFAGDGTGGFGTEQLITDAYDGLSGLFVGTIDTGATPDISITSSVDNEVLWFSNDGTGSFTLETSIDNTLSSPGVINMKDIDGDGDLDALVATAVYAGDVIEIFRNDLIPGGSVAFAKDATSVATGKLGIFNANFEDLDGDTNLDILATEISYGGAPSSGNLLWYEEDGVGGYTETVFTTATDNPAVAQAKDLDNDGLLDIILSSGALADVTDLSWFKNNGDGTFGAEQVINDTQSQVYVYNVADFDGDLDMDIASAAYGADNLNYIENLFETLSSEDFEISSVKIYPNPTKAILNFEGLNTSTIDISVFNILGKKVLSTTLGLNKSLDVSQLKSGVYLITINNQVNKKFIKE